A region of Lycium barbarum isolate Lr01 chromosome 3, ASM1917538v2, whole genome shotgun sequence DNA encodes the following proteins:
- the LOC132632395 gene encoding uncharacterized protein LOC132632395, which translates to MASTKVQRIMTQPINLIFRFLQSKARIQIWLFEQKDQRIEGRIIGFDEYMNLVLDDAEEVNVKKKTRKQLGRILLKGDNITLMMNTGK; encoded by the exons ATGGCTAGCACTAAAGTTCAACGGATTATGACCCAGCCCATT aACCTGATTTTCAGGTTTCTTCAGAGT AAAGCTCGGATTCAGATATGGCTTTTCGAGCAGAAGGATCAGAGAATTGAAGGACGTATCATT GGTTTTGATGAGTACATGAATTTAGTTCTGGATGATGCTGAGGAAGTTAATGTGAAGAAGAAAACGAGAAAGCAGTTGG GTCGGATACTTCTGAAAGGCGATAATATTACTCTGATGATGAACAC GGGGAAATAA